One segment of Triticum aestivum cultivar Chinese Spring chromosome 2A, IWGSC CS RefSeq v2.1, whole genome shotgun sequence DNA contains the following:
- the LOC123188859 gene encoding CSC1-like protein At4g02900 — MGSLNDIGVAAGINILSAVGFLLVFAVVRIQPINDRVYFPKWYLKGTRSSPRHIGNVLSKFVNADVSTYLRFLNWMPAALKMPEPELIEHAGLDSAVYVRIYLLGLKIFVPITVLAFAVLVPVNWTSATLGDDEEGLSYDQIDKLSISNLGPGSKRFWVHIGMAYVFTFWTFYVLYHEYKVITTMRLHFLANQNRRPDQFTVLVRNIPVDPDETVGEHVEHFFAVNHREHYLSHQVAYNANALASLVKKKKGLQNWLVYYENQHAKNPEKELTIKTGLWGLWGEKVDALQHYKTTIEELCKQEDEGRQKVISDPKAIMPAAFVSFNSQWGAAVCAQTQQTSNPTVWLTEWAPEPRDVYWPNLAIPFVELSIRRLIMAVALFFLTFFFMVPIALVQSVANLDDIERVLPFLKPIIERNGPRSVIQGFLPGIALKIFLIFLPTILMAMSKIEGHVSLSGLERKTASKYFLFIFVNVFLGSVVAGTAFQQLNSFIHQSTNKIPETIGESIPMKATFFITYIMVDGWAGIAAEVLRLKPLIMFHIKNTFLVRTEQDREQAMDPGSLEFGSTEPRIQLYFLLGLVYAVVTPIILPFIIVFFGLAYLVFRHQIINVYNQQYESGAQFWPDVHGRIVTALVISQILLIGLLSTQEADQSTVALLPLPVLAIWFHYVCKGRFEPAYIKFPLQEAMVKDTLQRANDPMLNLREYLKDAYVHPVFRSGDIYELLAMDEEENPHLVATKRRSRMTTPVDSKFSSSSGTNEGEFSRPRPS; from the exons ATGGGCTCCCTAAACGACATTGGTGTTGCCGCAGGAATAAACATATTATCCGCAGTGGGCTTTCTTCTCGTGTTCGCAGTTGTTAGGATACAACCTATTAATGATCGGGTATACTTTCCAAAATGGTACCTTAAAGGGACAAGAAGCAGCCCAAGGCACATCGGAAATGTCTTGTCAAAATTTGTGAATGCTGATGTGTCAACATATCTTCGGTTTCTCAACTGGATGCCCGCCGCGCTGAAAATGCCAGAACCTGAGTTAATTGAGCATGCAGGACTAGACTCTGCGGTATATGTCCGCATCTATCTTCTCGG TTTAAAAATATTTGTGCCAATTACTGTGCTGGCATTTGCTGTCCTAGTTCCTGTCAATTGGACTAGTGCAACTTTAGGGGATGATGAAGAGGGTCTAAGTTATGATCAAATTGACAAGCTTTCAATATCGAATCTTGGTCCAGGTTCAAAAAG GTTTTGGGTACACATTGGAATGGCCTATGTGTTTACCTTTTGGACATTCTACGTGTTATATCATGAATATAAGGTTATAACAACTATGAGATTGCACTTTCTTGCCAATCAAAATCGTCGGCCCGACCAATTCACG GTACTTGTGAGAAATATACCAGTTGACCCAGACGAAACAGTTGGTGAGCATGTTGAGCACTTCTTTGCTGTGAATCATCGCGAGCATTATCTCAGCCACCAG GTTGCATACAACGCAAACGCCCTTGCCAGTTTGGTTAAGAAGAAGAAAGGCTTGCAAAACTGGCTGGTCTACTACgaaaaccagcacgctaagaaccCTGAAAAGGAGCTGACTATTAAG ACAGGACTGTGGGGTCTTTGGGGGGAAAAGGTGGATGCATTACAACACTACAAGACAACAATCGAGGAGCTATGTAAACAG GAGGATGAGGGGAGGCAGAAGGTGATTAGTGATCCTAAGGCTATAATGCCAGCAGCATTTGTGTCTTTCAATAGTCAGTGGGGGGCTGCTGTTTGTGCACAAACACAGCAGACAAGTAACCCAACGGTGTGGTTAACTGAGTGGGCTCCGGAACCTCGGGATGTTTACTGGCCTAATCTCGCCATCCCTTTTGTCGAGCTCTCGATCAGGAGGCTTATCATGGCTGTTGCGCTCTTTTTCCTGACATTTTTCTTCATGGTCCCAATTGCGCTCGTCCAATCCGTGGCCAATCTCGACGATATTGAGCGGGTGCTTCCTTTCTTGAAACCTATAATAGAGAG AAATGGTCCAAGGTCAGTCATACAAGGTTTCTTGCCAGGAATCGCATTGAAAATCTTCCTTATATTTCTGCCAACAATTCTCATGGCCATGAGCAAGATTGAAGGCCACGTATCACTCTCTGGATTGGAGAGGAAGACAGCATCAAAATACTTCCTGTTTATTTTCGTCAACGTATTCTTGGGAAGTGTAGTAGCTGGAACAGCGTTCCAGCAGCTGAACAGTTTTATCCATCAATCCACTAACAA AATTCCAGAGACCATTGGAGAATCCATTCCCATGAAAGCAACTTTTTTCATCACCTACATTATGGTGGATGGATGGGCAGGCATTGCCGCTGAGGTTCTTAGGTTGAAGCCGTTGATCATGTTCCACATAAAGAACACATTCTTGGTCAGAACCGAGCAAGATCGCGAGCAGGCCATGGACCCTGGGAGCTTGGAGTTTGGCAGCACCGAACCGCGAATACAGCTCTACTTCCTCCTAGGGCTTGTATATGCTGTTGTGACACCCATCATTCTTCCTTTCATCATAGTCTTCTTCGGCCTGGCCTATCTTGTTTTCAGACACCAG ATCATCAATGTCTATAACCAGCAATACGAGAGCGGCGCGCAATTCTGGCCAGACGTACACGGACGAATCGTCACCGCATTAGTCATATCGCAGATCCTGCTGATAGGACTGCTGAGCACACAGGAAGCAGACCAGTCCACTGTCGCCCTTCTTCCTCTTCCTGTCCTGGCCATATGGTTCCACTACGTCTGCAAGGGCCGGTTCGAGCCGGCATACATAAAATTCCCCTTGCAG GAGGCCATGGTGAAGGACACGCTGCAACGGGCAAACGACCCGATGCTGAACCTGAGAGAGTACCTCAAGGACGCATACGTGCACCCCGTCTTCCGCAGCGGTGACATCTATGAGCTCTTGGCCATGGATGAAGAGGAGAACCCCCACCTTGTCGCGACCAAGCGGCGGTCTCGGATGACCACGCCGGTGGACAGCAAGTTCAGTTCCAGCTCTGGCACCAACGAAGGAGAGTTCAGCCGGCCGCGTCCTAGCTGA
- the LOC123188861 gene encoding protein kish — protein sequence MSALFNFNSFLIVVLLVICTCTYIKMQFPAILNDRTGFRGFFWKAARIGERLSPWVAFGCFAMGVSTIFF from the exons ATG TCGGCGCTGTTCAACTTCAACTCCTTCCTCATAGTGGTGCTGCTGGTGATCTGCACCTGCACCTACATCAAGATGCAGTTCCCTGCCATCCTCAACGATCGCACCGG GTTCCGTGGTTTCTTTTGGAAAGCAGCCAGAATAG GTGAGCGGTTGAGCCCTTGGGTAGCATTTGGGTGCTTCGCAATGGGGGTATCCACCATCTTCTTCTGA